A section of the Hevea brasiliensis isolate MT/VB/25A 57/8 chromosome 17, ASM3005281v1, whole genome shotgun sequence genome encodes:
- the LOC110642814 gene encoding GDSL esterase/lipase At5g62930 isoform X2 — protein MRPQIVLFGDSITEQSFRSGSWGASLADTYSRKADVLVRGYGGYNTRWALFLLHHLFPIECSPTILIVLITPPPIDEEGRKQYAKSVYGDKAMELPERTNEMAGVYARQCVELAKDLGICSIDIWYKMQETEGWQKKFLSDGLHLTPEGNAVVYQEVVRVFNDAQLSAEEMPYDFPHHSKIDGKNPEKAFKQQCV, from the exons ATGAGGCCACAGATCGTGTTATTTGGAGATTCGATAACAGAGCAGTCCTTTAGATCAGGTAGTTGGGGTGCTTCTCTTGCTGACACTTACTCCCGCAAG GCCGATGTGTTGGTTCGTGGCTACGGTGGTTACAACACTCGATGGGCTCTGTTCTTGCTGCATCACCTTTTTCCTATT GAGTGCTCGCCCACCATATTAATTGTGCTTATTACTCCACCACCTATTGATGAAGAAGGGCGCAAACAGTATGCCAA ATCTGTTTATGGTGACAAAGCTATGGAACTGCCAGAAAGGACAAATGAAATGGCTGGAGTTTATGCAAGGCAATGTGTTGAGTTAGCAAAGGACTTGGGAATTTGCTCCATTGATATATGGTACAAGATGCAGGAAACAGAGGGTTGGCAGAAAAAATTTCTGAG TGATGGCTTGCACTTGACACCAGAAGGTAATGCGGTAGTCTATCAAGAGGTTGTAAGAGTGTTCAATGATGCACAGCTCTCTGCTGAAGAAATGCCGTATGATTTCCCTCACCACTCAAAAATTGATGGAAAGAACCCTGAAAAAGCTTTCAAGCAACAATGCGTATAG
- the LOC110642814 gene encoding GDSL esterase/lipase At5g62930 isoform X1, with protein sequence MRPQIVLFGDSITEQSFRSGSWGASLADTYSRKADVLVRGYGGYNTRWALFLLHHLFPIDSTKPPVAVTIFFGANDAALKGRTSDRQHVPVEEYKENLRKIVQHLKECSPTILIVLITPPPIDEEGRKQYAKSVYGDKAMELPERTNEMAGVYARQCVELAKDLGICSIDIWYKMQETEGWQKKFLSDGLHLTPEGNAVVYQEVVRVFNDAQLSAEEMPYDFPHHSKIDGKNPEKAFKQQCV encoded by the exons ATGAGGCCACAGATCGTGTTATTTGGAGATTCGATAACAGAGCAGTCCTTTAGATCAGGTAGTTGGGGTGCTTCTCTTGCTGACACTTACTCCCGCAAG GCCGATGTGTTGGTTCGTGGCTACGGTGGTTACAACACTCGATGGGCTCTGTTCTTGCTGCATCACCTTTTTCCTATT GACTCCACAAAACCTCCAGTTGCTGTCACAATATTCTTTGGGGCTAACGATGCAGCTTTAAAAGGGAGAACTAGTGATAGGCAACATGTTCCTGTGGAGGAATACAAGGAGAATCTAAGGAAAATTGTTCAGCATTTGAAG GAGTGCTCGCCCACCATATTAATTGTGCTTATTACTCCACCACCTATTGATGAAGAAGGGCGCAAACAGTATGCCAA ATCTGTTTATGGTGACAAAGCTATGGAACTGCCAGAAAGGACAAATGAAATGGCTGGAGTTTATGCAAGGCAATGTGTTGAGTTAGCAAAGGACTTGGGAATTTGCTCCATTGATATATGGTACAAGATGCAGGAAACAGAGGGTTGGCAGAAAAAATTTCTGAG TGATGGCTTGCACTTGACACCAGAAGGTAATGCGGTAGTCTATCAAGAGGTTGTAAGAGTGTTCAATGATGCACAGCTCTCTGCTGAAGAAATGCCGTATGATTTCCCTCACCACTCAAAAATTGATGGAAAGAACCCTGAAAAAGCTTTCAAGCAACAATGCGTATAG